gtctTCCTAGACGCTCAGCACCCACTTCTCCCCTGTGCCGTAGTTTGTCTCCTGGGACTGGGGGAGGAGTCCGAGGTGGGGTTGGCTACCTGTCCCGAGGGGACCCTGTCCGGGTCCTTGCTCGGAGAGTACGGCCTGATGGTTCTGTGCAGTACCTGGttgagtggggaggtgggggcatcTTCTGAACAGcctgcctctgcccacctccccattcacacacacCGGCACTTTCATaccctgacctctgacctcacCTACAGCTGGGATGTACCTGGGGAGGTAGGGGGTAGTTCTCTCTACTGCCCAGGCTGGAATCCAGGTGGGAGGATTGGGGGAGAGGctgtctcttctctgctcccttcGTGATTCCTgacccttcccccatccctcttCCCATTTCCTTTGATGTTATTTTGTtacagctttttaaatattttttaaaattatttaacccCTGGGGACTGAGActgagggcaggggggtgggggatgataAAGGATCCCAGACTCTGTATGATtgaaataaaggtaaataaacaaaTCTAGCAGCCCTGGGTCATTCTGGAAGATGAGAACACAGGAAACAGAAGCACTTCTAATCTTCCCAAATTCACATATGTGACAAGAAAAGaggcaaaaggcagagagaacCACAGACAGGATTTATTAGGGGCCCAGTTATCACTGCAAGTCAAAGGGCATTGAAATATACAAGGGGAACATGGCGGAACCGGGCTCATCATGGTAGGACTGTGCTGGAGTCCGCAACTGACTCTGTAACCTGGCGCACCCAATGCAAATATGGGGAGTTCCCCTGCTCCACAGGCAATGCGATCACCTCGGCCACTTCGTAAGGGTGCACAGAACTGAAAaaatggtgggggcgggggggaggaatCACTCAAAGATTTACCTAAAGGAGCCCACTCCCTCGGACTGCCCAACAAGTCCTACCCCACGCCCTCACCCCTACCCACGTCAGAGTTCTCACCGAACATAATCTGTCAAAGCTGGAACCAAGGAACTTCGGGTTTTAATCATCTAAGAAGCAAAGATAAGCATGATTGAATCAGGGGTGGGGTTGATTTCAGGATCTCTTGACGGATAGAAGTCAAAAGGGTTTCAAAAGGGTTTCGCTGGATGGGGAAACGTTTCTCACCATCAGCACTTCACTGTCCTCCTCAAGCTCTCCTTTCCATTCATAGCTGAAAAGGTCAGGGAGACAGTGTTAAGGGAGCAAAGACTGCCCTCAAGGAAAGGCCCAGTCAGCCCCTAGAGTCAggttaacccccccccccccaaagcctaTGACTCACATGGATGTAATCTGAGGGATGAGGTTAACGCAGGCTGCCAGGCGCTTCTCCACCACAGCCCTGAAGGTGAAGAGAAAGCCCCATTCAGAATGCCC
The sequence above is a segment of the Prionailurus bengalensis isolate Pbe53 chromosome B2, Fcat_Pben_1.1_paternal_pri, whole genome shotgun sequence genome. Coding sequences within it:
- the CUTA gene encoding protein CutA isoform X2, translating into MSWGRASAILFGAGAALLLSLLWMPALLPVASRLLLLPRALLTMASGSPPSQPSPASSSGYVPGSVSAAFVTCPNERVAKEIARAVVEKRLAACVNLIPQITSIYEWKGELEEDSEVLMMIKTRSSLVPALTDYVRSVHPYEVAEVIALPVEQGNSPYLHWVRQVTESVADSSTVLP
- the CUTA gene encoding protein CutA isoform X3, producing the protein MPALLPVASRLLLLPRALLTMASGSPPSQPSPASSSGYVPGSVSAAFVTCPNERVAKEIARAVVEKRLAACVNLIPQITSIYEWKGELEEDSEVLMMIKTRSSLVPALTDYVRSVHPYEVAEVIALPVEQGNSPYLHWVRQVTESVADSSTVLP
- the CUTA gene encoding protein CutA isoform X1, coding for MFGPASAVGAWCAFSYHVTAAQAALLLSLLWMPALLPVASRLLLLPRALLTMASGSPPSQPSPASSSGYVPGSVSAAFVTCPNERVAKEIARAVVEKRLAACVNLIPQITSIYEWKGELEEDSEVLMMIKTRSSLVPALTDYVRSVHPYEVAEVIALPVEQGNSPYLHWVRQVTESVADSSTVLP